In the Ipomoea triloba cultivar NCNSP0323 chromosome 6, ASM357664v1 genome, one interval contains:
- the LOC116022371 gene encoding homeobox-leucine zipper protein ATHB-15-like isoform X1, which yields MMAVTSSCKDSGKMGLDNGKYVRYTPEQIEALERLYHECPKPSSLRRQQLIRECPLLANIEPKQIKVWFQNRRCREKQRKESSRLQAVNRKLTAMNKLLMEENDRLQKQVSHLVYENSYFRQHTQNAALTTTDNSCESVVTSGQNNLTPQRPPPRDASPAGLLSLAEETLTEFLSKATGTAVEWVQMPGMKPGPDSIGIIAISHGCVGVASRACGLVGLEPTRVAEILKDRPSWFRDCRAVDVLNAMSTGNGGTVELLYMQLYAPTTLAPARDFWLLRYTSVMEDGSLVICERSLNNTQNGPSMPPVQHFVRAEMMPSGYLIRPCEGGGSIIHIVDHVDLEPWSVPEVLRPLYESSTLLSQRTTLAALRHLRQISQEISQPTVTGWGRRPAALRALSQRLSKGFNEAVNGFTDEGWSMIESDGIDDVTIMVNSSTAKLMGANLPYANGLPPMSGAVLCAKASMLLQNVPPAILLRFLREHRSEWADSSIDAYSAVAVKAGPCSLPVARTGSFGGQVILPLAQTIEHEEFMEVVRLENMGHFREDMLTAGDIFLLQLCSGVDENAVGTCAELIFAPIDASFADDAPLLPSGFRIIPLDSRTDASSPNRTLDLASTLEVGTAGTRQTGDQSKQCSTSKSVMTIAFQFAFEIHLQESIAAMARQYVRSIISSVQRVVLALSPSQLSPHAGLRPPPGTPEAHTLARWICQSYRFFLGLDLLKSASEGGESILKSLWHHSDALMCCSLKALTVFSFANEAGLDMLETTLVALQDITLEKVFDDNGRKTLFSELPQIMQQGFTCLQGGICLSSMGRPVSYERAVAWKVLNEEENPHSICFMFINWSFV from the exons ATGATGGCGGTGACATCGAGCTGTAAAGATAGTGGGAAAATGGGATTGGACAATGGGAAATATGTGCGGTACACACCGGAGCAGATCGAGGCTCTGGAGAGGCTGTATCATGAATGTCCAAAGCCAAGTTCTCTTCGCAGGCAGCAGCTCATCAGGGAGTGCCCACTTCTTGCCAATATCGAGCCAAAACAGATCAAAGTTTGGTTTCAGAATAGAAG ATGCAGGGAAAAACAGCGAAAAGAGTCGTCTCGTCTCCAAGCCGTGAATCGAAAGTTGACAGCAATGAACAAGCTGTTGATGGAGGAGAATGATAGGCTGCAGAAGCAAGTTTCACATTTGGTGTATGAGAACAGCTATTTCCGCCAGCATACCCAAAAT GCAGCCCTGACTACCACAGACAATAGCTGTGAATCTGTGGTGACAAGTGGTCAGAACAATCTGACTCCTCAGCGTCCTCCGCCAAGGGATGCAAGCCCTGCAGG ACTCTTGTCCTTAGCAGAGGAGACTTTAACAGAGTTTCTATCAAAGGCTACTGGAACTGCTGTGGAGTGGGTCCAAATGCCTGGGATGAAG CCTGGTCCGGATTCCATTGGAATCATTGCTATTTCTCATGGTTGCGTTGGAGTAGCCTCGCGAGCATGCGGTCTTGTGGGTCTGGAACCTACAAGA GTTGCTGAAATCCTTAAAGATCGGCCATCATGGTTTCGTGATTGCCGAGCTGTGGATGTTCTCAATGCAATGTCTACTGGAAATGGTGGCACCGTTGAACTGCTATACATGCAG CTCTATGCTCCTACTACTCTCGCACCAGCTCGTGACTTCTGGTTACTGCGATATACATCTGTTATGGAAGACGGTAGCCTAGTG ATATGTGAACGGTCACTGAACAACACTCAGAATGGTCCTAGCATGCCCCCAGTGCAGCATTTTGTGAGAGCAGAAATGATGCCAAGTGGATATCTCATAAGGCCCTGTGAAGGGGGTGGATCAATAATCCATATAGTTGACCATGTTGATTTAGAG CCTTGGAGTGTTCCTGAAGTGTTGCGTCCATTATATGAGTCATCAACGCTTCTTTCCCAGAGGACAACACTAGCG GCTTTACGTCACTTGAGGCAGATCTCACAAGAAATTTCTCAGCCTACTGTGACTGGCTGGGGACGAAGACCGGCAGCCTTGCGTGCGCTTAGCCAAAGATTAAGCAA GGGTTTTAATGAGGCCGTAAATGGTTTTACTGATGAGGGATGGTCCATGATTGAGAGTGATGGTATTGATGATGTTACCATTATGGTGAATTCCTCTACAGCCAAATTGATGGGTGCAAATCTTCCTTATGCTAATGGACTTCCACCTATGAGTGGTGCAGTGCTCTGTGCCAAGGCTTCCATGCTATTACAG AATGTACCTCCTGCAATCCTTCTAAGGTTCTTGCGAGAACACCGGTCAGAATGGGCAGATAGCAGTATTGATGCTTATTCAGCTGTTGCAGTTAAAGCTGGTCCTTGTAGTTTACCAGTAGCCCGAACGGGAAGTTTTGGCGGACAGGTTATTCTTCCATTGGCTCAGACCATAGAGCATGAAGAG TTTATGGAGGTAGTTAGACTGGAAAACATGGGCCATTTTCGAGAAGATATGTTGACAGCCGGTGACATCTTTCTATTACAA CTTTGTAGTGGAGTGGATGAGAACGCAGTTGGCACCTGTGCTGAACTCATCTTCGCTCCCATAGATGCCTCGTTTGCTGATGATGCACCGCTTCTTCCCTCTGGTTTCCGAATCATTCCTCTAGATTCTAGAACG GATGCCTCGAGTCCAAACCGGACGCTTGACCTAGCATCAACGCTTGAAGTTGGAACAGCTGGAACCAGGCAAACTGGTGATCAATCCAAACAGTGCAGTACCAGCAAATCAGTTATGACAATTGCTTTCCAATTTGCATTCGAGATCCATCTTCAAGAAAGCATAGCTGCTATGGCTCGGCAATATGTGCGCAGTATCATATCGTCTGTTCAAAGGGTAGTATTGGCTCTGTCTCCTTCCCAACTTAGTCCTCATGCCGGTCTGCGCCCTCCACCTGGCACACCTGAAGCTCATACTCTTGCCCGTTGGATCTGTCAAAGCTATAG ATTCTTTTTGGGCCTGGATCTTCTCAAATCTGCTAGTGAAGGAGGCGAATCGATCCTCAAATCATTATGGCACCACTCAGATGCTCTTATGTGTTGCTCTTTAAAG GCATTGACTGTTTTCTCATTCGCAAACGAAGCAGGACTTGATATGCTTGAAACCACCTTAGTTGCACTCCAAGATATTACTCTGGAAAAGGTTTTTGATGACAATGGCAGAAAAACACTCTTCTCAGAGCTTCCACAGATTATGCAGCAG GGCTTCACTTGTCTTCAAGGCGGCATCTGTTTGTCAAGCATGGGGAGGCCGGTTTCATACGAGAGGGCAGTGGCATGGAAAGTGCTGAATGAAGAAGAAAACCCACACTCTATATGCTTCATGTTCATCAACTGGTCTTTTGTCTGA
- the LOC116022371 gene encoding homeobox-leucine zipper protein ATHB-8-like isoform X2: MNKLLMEENDRLQKQVSHLVYENSYFRQHTQNAALTTTDNSCESVVTSGQNNLTPQRPPPRDASPAGLLSLAEETLTEFLSKATGTAVEWVQMPGMKPGPDSIGIIAISHGCVGVASRACGLVGLEPTRVAEILKDRPSWFRDCRAVDVLNAMSTGNGGTVELLYMQLYAPTTLAPARDFWLLRYTSVMEDGSLVICERSLNNTQNGPSMPPVQHFVRAEMMPSGYLIRPCEGGGSIIHIVDHVDLEPWSVPEVLRPLYESSTLLSQRTTLAALRHLRQISQEISQPTVTGWGRRPAALRALSQRLSKGFNEAVNGFTDEGWSMIESDGIDDVTIMVNSSTAKLMGANLPYANGLPPMSGAVLCAKASMLLQNVPPAILLRFLREHRSEWADSSIDAYSAVAVKAGPCSLPVARTGSFGGQVILPLAQTIEHEEFMEVVRLENMGHFREDMLTAGDIFLLQLCSGVDENAVGTCAELIFAPIDASFADDAPLLPSGFRIIPLDSRTDASSPNRTLDLASTLEVGTAGTRQTGDQSKQCSTSKSVMTIAFQFAFEIHLQESIAAMARQYVRSIISSVQRVVLALSPSQLSPHAGLRPPPGTPEAHTLARWICQSYRFFLGLDLLKSASEGGESILKSLWHHSDALMCCSLKALTVFSFANEAGLDMLETTLVALQDITLEKVFDDNGRKTLFSELPQIMQQGFTCLQGGICLSSMGRPVSYERAVAWKVLNEEENPHSICFMFINWSFV; encoded by the exons ATGAACAAGCTGTTGATGGAGGAGAATGATAGGCTGCAGAAGCAAGTTTCACATTTGGTGTATGAGAACAGCTATTTCCGCCAGCATACCCAAAAT GCAGCCCTGACTACCACAGACAATAGCTGTGAATCTGTGGTGACAAGTGGTCAGAACAATCTGACTCCTCAGCGTCCTCCGCCAAGGGATGCAAGCCCTGCAGG ACTCTTGTCCTTAGCAGAGGAGACTTTAACAGAGTTTCTATCAAAGGCTACTGGAACTGCTGTGGAGTGGGTCCAAATGCCTGGGATGAAG CCTGGTCCGGATTCCATTGGAATCATTGCTATTTCTCATGGTTGCGTTGGAGTAGCCTCGCGAGCATGCGGTCTTGTGGGTCTGGAACCTACAAGA GTTGCTGAAATCCTTAAAGATCGGCCATCATGGTTTCGTGATTGCCGAGCTGTGGATGTTCTCAATGCAATGTCTACTGGAAATGGTGGCACCGTTGAACTGCTATACATGCAG CTCTATGCTCCTACTACTCTCGCACCAGCTCGTGACTTCTGGTTACTGCGATATACATCTGTTATGGAAGACGGTAGCCTAGTG ATATGTGAACGGTCACTGAACAACACTCAGAATGGTCCTAGCATGCCCCCAGTGCAGCATTTTGTGAGAGCAGAAATGATGCCAAGTGGATATCTCATAAGGCCCTGTGAAGGGGGTGGATCAATAATCCATATAGTTGACCATGTTGATTTAGAG CCTTGGAGTGTTCCTGAAGTGTTGCGTCCATTATATGAGTCATCAACGCTTCTTTCCCAGAGGACAACACTAGCG GCTTTACGTCACTTGAGGCAGATCTCACAAGAAATTTCTCAGCCTACTGTGACTGGCTGGGGACGAAGACCGGCAGCCTTGCGTGCGCTTAGCCAAAGATTAAGCAA GGGTTTTAATGAGGCCGTAAATGGTTTTACTGATGAGGGATGGTCCATGATTGAGAGTGATGGTATTGATGATGTTACCATTATGGTGAATTCCTCTACAGCCAAATTGATGGGTGCAAATCTTCCTTATGCTAATGGACTTCCACCTATGAGTGGTGCAGTGCTCTGTGCCAAGGCTTCCATGCTATTACAG AATGTACCTCCTGCAATCCTTCTAAGGTTCTTGCGAGAACACCGGTCAGAATGGGCAGATAGCAGTATTGATGCTTATTCAGCTGTTGCAGTTAAAGCTGGTCCTTGTAGTTTACCAGTAGCCCGAACGGGAAGTTTTGGCGGACAGGTTATTCTTCCATTGGCTCAGACCATAGAGCATGAAGAG TTTATGGAGGTAGTTAGACTGGAAAACATGGGCCATTTTCGAGAAGATATGTTGACAGCCGGTGACATCTTTCTATTACAA CTTTGTAGTGGAGTGGATGAGAACGCAGTTGGCACCTGTGCTGAACTCATCTTCGCTCCCATAGATGCCTCGTTTGCTGATGATGCACCGCTTCTTCCCTCTGGTTTCCGAATCATTCCTCTAGATTCTAGAACG GATGCCTCGAGTCCAAACCGGACGCTTGACCTAGCATCAACGCTTGAAGTTGGAACAGCTGGAACCAGGCAAACTGGTGATCAATCCAAACAGTGCAGTACCAGCAAATCAGTTATGACAATTGCTTTCCAATTTGCATTCGAGATCCATCTTCAAGAAAGCATAGCTGCTATGGCTCGGCAATATGTGCGCAGTATCATATCGTCTGTTCAAAGGGTAGTATTGGCTCTGTCTCCTTCCCAACTTAGTCCTCATGCCGGTCTGCGCCCTCCACCTGGCACACCTGAAGCTCATACTCTTGCCCGTTGGATCTGTCAAAGCTATAG ATTCTTTTTGGGCCTGGATCTTCTCAAATCTGCTAGTGAAGGAGGCGAATCGATCCTCAAATCATTATGGCACCACTCAGATGCTCTTATGTGTTGCTCTTTAAAG GCATTGACTGTTTTCTCATTCGCAAACGAAGCAGGACTTGATATGCTTGAAACCACCTTAGTTGCACTCCAAGATATTACTCTGGAAAAGGTTTTTGATGACAATGGCAGAAAAACACTCTTCTCAGAGCTTCCACAGATTATGCAGCAG GGCTTCACTTGTCTTCAAGGCGGCATCTGTTTGTCAAGCATGGGGAGGCCGGTTTCATACGAGAGGGCAGTGGCATGGAAAGTGCTGAATGAAGAAGAAAACCCACACTCTATATGCTTCATGTTCATCAACTGGTCTTTTGTCTGA